From the Glycine max cultivar Williams 82 chromosome 11, Glycine_max_v4.0, whole genome shotgun sequence genome, the window GCAGAGCTGCAGcatcataagaaaaaaattcatacaatTTTGCTACGAATCAGTGTGATATAATATCGTTAGTtacatgattaattaaaaaaaataaccacGGTATTAGATGTCTGGATAAAAAAGTTTTAtggtcatatatatttttatattataaattaaaatatatatcgaAGGGTGAGGCTTTCAATCTCTTCATCCAGTGAATcggacatttttattttttatttttttgtcacttatttttattttaaaattaaactcaatcttttttgaaaaaatattaataattaagaacAACTTTAtgtaacaatttaaattattcattataaattcaaaatataatttatatattcaaatatatttatttattatgattttaattataatataactcatatatataaatattaaaaatatttatttactacaaattttaattatataaaatatatgtattatataATAGATGCAATATGTAGACTAAAATACTACTCAAATAAGTTGAAGaataggaaattaaaaaaaaaatctttcaataaaaatttcttaaaaattctcttatttattaaatgaataaaaaatgaatatatttattttattcatttaactCTTCCTCTGACAAGTTTATTAGTCTTTCAATTAGCAAGTTTCCTATGTATATattgcatgtttttttaatataaataaaatatataaaataaattaaaggaaatattagatattttattattaatgaatattCTATTATActacattcaatttttttttaagaaactataAAATATACTATCACTTATCTCTTATAAAAATGACCAGaagtaatattaaatatgaattattaatcTAAACCATATTAATTAGTGCTTATCCTCTTATTTATTAGATAAAGAAAGAGTTAAATATTTACTCTTTATATGTTTTGAAATcattaaatacatttaattttttattatattatttttataaaatattaggaAAATTTGTATAAGGGTAGAATAATTCTAAATTCTCTTATATGTAATCTAACAAATATTCTTCATGctttactaaataaaaaagaataaaatacatttcatattttcaaaatattaattatatttaatttttttcaataattattttataaggtaTTAAGagaatttataaaaagataaatgttaGACCTTATctttatcaaaaaattaatgtatatatactttttaaagaaaataattaactacccaaaatcaaattattatgagaaaatgattttaggacaattatccttcttaaaaagttataatgttttttttatgtagaccacaataatttttaatattagtaatccTACTTAAAGTTAGTATGACAACAATAAGTGATTAGTGATAATACTTTTTTCAAGTATATCTAACACAATAGTTttagaatagtttttttttaattgagttagaataatatattatttttaaaaaaataaaaaaaaatataaagatttttaaaaaataattgatacggagtattaatttttttaaatttcataaaatgaaaaatatattttaatatattaatatatatacataaataaagattcaagacaatgagatattaatttagtttattaataAAAGCATACTACTATGCTATAAAAATGTGCTATATaatatcaccaaaaaaaaaattagtgtaaGCAACGTGGAGTTCATGCAAGAACATGACATGACACagaaaagaagcaaaaaataACGGAtcgaagagagaaagaaacatGCCTTAGGGTGATAACGGATTCCCCTTTCATCGGTCCACGGACATTGTCATGTTGAATCCAGAACCCTACACACGTATCTAGTGTTCCACCATCTTTTGGGATCGTGCATTCAACCTGCAAAATATTGAATGGTATTATGATATGAATAAAGTAAATGATTAAATCGAAAGAAACATGCAAATTactaataaacaaatttaaaaagagAGATAGATCGAGAATGAATAAATACTTTGATTTCCCGAAGGCTACTCTCAAGCTTAGAGTCCAAACCGAGAATGCAAACTGCACGTCAGAAGTTACGGTTGATGGTTGCTAAGGCGTTCATAGTTGAAAGATCGATCGAAAGGggaaaagtgaaagggaagaacGTGAAAGTGAATGATAAAGTAACTACCTACGCTAGATTGCTAATGGAAACTGTGGAAAAACAATTTGCTGATTTCATTACTATTGGTGGTATTTATAACGTTTACAAATGAGGGGGGAAATGCCAATCATTGGCCATGCCAACAGAGAATATTTCTAAGGATAACAAAATGGGGTATGAAATATAATTCTGATTTGAAGTGAGAAAATTATCTAATGGTCTTGTCTTCTTTTGCTCCTGCATTTACACCAAATCACTGAGGTAATTGGGCGGCCTCGTGCGTGTTCTCTTAGGCCTGGTGGTGTCTGAGTTGCTATCAGTGAAACTGTGATTGTGAAAGTGTAGTGAGTTAACATGCATACCGATGAAAAGGTCCACAAATGGATCGAAGCATATTGATTACAGTTCAGCATAGACTcgtaatcaattaatttattaattgtatGTGTATCTTTCTATGCCAAATGTCATTCTTATCTTATTGCATTCAATCATGCATGCTAAAACGTAGCCGCATATGTATGGACATGCAGATTTTGCTCAAAACTAACTAgctagtattaattaattttacaaaaatatcaaatataccTTTTAATATGCTTAAGATTAATTAATATGCTAAacactctttttgttttcttgttaaaGGATTCTATGAtagaataattttgttttgtatttcatgCTTTGTTAAGGCATAAATATATACAAGAGAGTTACGTCTAGACTAAACAAATTGATTTACATGATCACAGACTAATAATACGGGATAATAATTGCACATAATTGCACACAAATTCTACTATCTCATCATGATCTAATAATTGCACATAATTGCACACAGATTATGTTATCTCATCATGATCTCATTATCCCTTGAGGTTGGAACATGTAAATTACATATCCCCAACTTGCACAGCAAAGAGGTGAACTGAGTGGGACCAAGAGCCTTAGTAAAAATTTTAGCTAATTGTGCATGTGTAGGAACATAAATAGGTGCACTATTGCCAATGAGATACTTGTCGCGAATGAAGTAGCAGTCCACTTTGATGTGCTTGGTGCGCTTATGAAAAATCGGGTTCTTGACAATATGAAGCCCTACTAGATTGTTACAATGAAGTCACATAGGCTGAGAATGAGAGATACCAAgactataaaaaaaaccttttaatcATTTCAATTCTCGTGTTACAACTGCCATGGATCAATACTCAACCTCAGCAGAGGAGCGAGATACTGTTTGTTGCTTCTTAGTTTTCCATGAAATTGAAGAACATCCAAGTAGAACAAACCATCCGATAAGGGACCTACGAGTTAAAAGACATTTAGTCCAATCAGAGTCACACCAATCAGATAGTTGCAGGTCACAATCCTTACATAACAAAACACTCTGTCCTATATTCCCTTTCAGGTATCGAACAACATGGAAAGCAGCCTCCCAATGGGTCTCTTTAGGTGCCTGCATAAATTGAGACGACACATGCACACAATATGAAAGCTCGGGTTTGATAAAACAAAGGTAAATGAGACGACCTACTAATCGCCTATACTGATCAGGATGAGGAAAAAGCAAGTTTGTTCCAAGTGTCAGACGATGATTCTGTTCAATTGGCACATTTGATGGCTTAGCTCCCAGAAGCCTAGCTTCAACTATAATGTCCAAAGCATATTTGCATTAACAAAGAAAGATATCCGCGAAAGATCACGTCACTTCAACACCTAAGAAATATTTGAGGATCCCCAAATCTTTCATGTGAAAGCAATTGTGTAAATAAGCTTTAAATTCGATGATAACTTCATGATTATCACCCAAAATGAttagatcatcaacatacaCCAACACTATAATATGTACCCCCGATCTTTTAAGAGGAGTTGTGAATGGAGCTGCCACAGTCTACTTTAGCTATATAGGCTATGACTCGGCTTCAACCTTGGCAGAGGAGATCAAAGATCCTTTTAAGAGCCTGCCTATTGGAATTATGGGTTCAATTCTCATAACCACCATACTTTATTGCTTAATGGCTCTATCTTTGGGTATGATGGCTCCTTACAACAAGTTAAGTAGTGAAGAATTGAACAATTCCTATGAATTTTCTTCTAATTAAGTTTGAAATGTTTGAACTTAAATATGCATCATATGTTACATATTTACATATAAATGTTACTTTGTTTTGTAGTGGGTAATGATAATAAATGATAAAGCAATTATTCTTGTGACTTTAATAGATATCAGATAAAGCAACATTTTCAATCGCTTTTGCTAAGATTGGATGGATGTAGGAGAATAATCTTGTTGGAGCATATGCAAGTTTGGGCATAGTTGCTTCTCTCTTAGTTGTGATGTTAGGCCAAGCTAGATACCTTTGTGTTATAGCAAGGGCCAGACTAGTGCTGTCTTGGTTAGTCAAAGTGCATCCTTCGACACCCCATTGAATGCCACTCTCTTTTTGGGTaaggattttcaattttaaCTAGCATAAcaccattaatatttttaaattattttgggaTGTAGATTGGTTGAAAAGACTctctaaattattataaattccttgttatctatttttaattcttgtcgataaaaaaatacttttgtacTTTTGGGGGTTACCTTggtatttattcatattttaaaattatttgtaactatataacaaaattaatttatcattatatattttaatatgacATATTTTTTAAGCTTAAAATAATTAgtccaaatataataaaaaataattagtgttaatctaaatagaaaaaagaaaaaagaaaaaacgaaCCAAATTAATCTAAGGGGTCTCTACTGACAATTCCAATATATTATTGATGTACTGGCTGTTAATATTAAGGTGTCTTTctgtttcataataaaataaaggtttAATTATTCTTCTGGAGTTTGCACAGCATCCATTGCTCTATTCACTGAGCTTGGCATCATAATCGAGTTGGTCAACATCCGCACGCTCTTGGTGTTCTACTTGGTAGCCAATGCTCTGATATACCGTCGATATGTGATCACTAGCCACACCCCACCTATTCACACTCTCTTGTTCCAATTTCTCTTTTCACTTGGTGCTCTAGGCTTCTCCCTTTCATGGAAATTCAATCAGCAACAGTGGGGTCTCCCACTCTTTGGTGGGCTCATGATCACCATCACAGCTTTTTACCACCACAAGGTGCCTCATCATACCCATGCTGATGATGCTGATTGGTGTGTGCCATTCATGCCCTGGCCACCTGCCCTCTCCATCTTTCTCAACGTTTTCCTCATCACCACTCTAAAGCTCCTCTCTTTCCAAAGGTTTGCTATGTGGGCATGTTTCATTACCCTCTTCTATGTCCTCTATGGTGTTCACTCCACTTACCAAGCAGAAGAAGAAACTGAAATAGGGTCTAATCAACTGAATTCAAGCTCATCCAACCTACAAACTAAGGTAGAAGTTCAAGTGCTATAGTTGAGGCAGCTAATGCTGATTTAATTTTAACTCTTGTCCCCTTACTGGCCTCCTCCAAACTTAGTACAACTTACCATAAAAAGTATACAGTAGTAAAGAATACATGAGATTAATCTTCTGTATATATGTAACTTGTGTTGTGTGATATACAAAGAGAGAGAATCAATTTCTAAAGAAATGTTGCATAGGCCCCTTCCTGATATTTATGATAAAAGATGCAAGCTCTTCAACAAATTAACAATAGCATTCATTAGAAGTAGGAAAGATGATTAGGATCAACTCCGAAAAGGATGGCAAGTGGAGGGCGCAACATTGCGAGGAGTGCTGAAACGTTTCGTTCATTGTATCTTTTCGGCGGCACATATCATTCACGGGTGATGGGTATGTATCTGGGTTAAGACAATTTGGACATGCCAATGCACACATCAATGCCACTTCAGCTCCTATGTGACAATGCCAAGCAACCAGTCTCTATAACTCATGGAATTGGACATGGACCGTGGTGGAACGAATACTCAGCCTCCGATTTAATGGATTTAGCCTCTAAATCTAACATTTTgagcttaaataatttttttaaaaaattaaaagattgtaGATTACTGGCTCATTGCTAGTTAATCTGTCCAGGCAAAGTTGGGCTGAAATTTATTCAAGAAATTTTAAGGAGTATCCCATTACTTCATaacaaatgaaatatatatttcatttgtcATAATTTATTGTTCGTTTGTCATAGATAGGGTGCTCGTTtgtcaatattttcatttgtcataaaattttaaaaaatagataaatgggAGATACAAGAGAACAAAACTCAATATTAAACATATACAACATCCCACTGCCACAGTAACCGAACTCACCTAGTGTGAAGTAATACAATATTGTTAAATTACAACAGACTGAACCACGAGAAGgagaaatattaaataactcaATGGATCGTTTTCCAATTTCCTACAATGGATTGCCATCATAATTCAATGATGTAGAATCGAAACAACAGAAGACTTGAATAAATGGATAGCACCTTTTTgtacaaataaattattcaaatagtCTCACAACAAAGTTGGGTATTTAGCATCTAGAAAATCTCTAAGAGTCCTAGCAGCTTTATGACCACCCATTAATTCCGCTAACTTCTCTACAGGAAGAAGTGCAAGTTCTGCCAAGCTCTTACAGCCATCCATTATGGCCCTGTAGTTTGAGTCTGTAACACCTGGACATCGTCTTAGAAACTCCACAGCGGATGTATTGTAATTTTCAGCCCTGTGACAGCAATGAAACctttatattttgaagaaaaaaaatgaatcactGCATACAAACTCAATCATGTCACAAATTAATTCTAAAGACTTTGAATCATAGCTCTCCGTTCTAAAATATTGTAATGCAAAGAGTCCGTGATTATTTATAGGCAAGGAAAGGAGCATGTTGAGACCTGGCAATGCTAAGTATTTAATAGCAATTCTAATTGAAGTAACAATGTCTGACTAAATATATGCCCACGAATCAATATTAGCCATTAACAATGTCAGAGATCCATATCATTTTAGATTTGAAAGGAGGTGTGTCTGCATGCCTTTAAATTTTGGGAGAAAACAATTCATTGATGTTTCGTACAGTTACAACAATTTATATGTGGGGACCCTTCCTATGAAGCAAATGTTTTCACTTCATCCTTGGAACTTGGAAGCACAAAGGAATTCAAGTTTAAACTATGAAAAGCAACTTACCTCACATCATTTTCCACAATTCCTTCTTCCGAAGGGACACCCACTCTGATTGCTTTTGTTTCATCTGGCTCGTCTTGATTTGCCTTCAGTGAAGCAAATATTTCGGCAGTAGCATGCAAACTTCGAGACCAGATTATTCGTAGTCGGGGGAAGTGTAGAGCAAGCAAAGACAACTTTGATATAATGCTATTTGGTGTCACATCATCACCAATATCACTAGCAGACTGCAAAAGATATCCATGAAAGGTTtaatcattcacaatttcacaaaacaaaatgcAACTCTTTTAGTACTATTACTCCTTATGCTATGCAATACAACACAAATATATAATGTTTGAATAATCATTTCTATCAAAGCCGgggaaaaaatactttttatcaGCACAGCCAAGTCATGTAAAATGGTGAAGCCCAATTGATACAAATTTGGACCAAAATTTCAATGGCAAGTTTTCATAGAAATGGGCGGCAGGAAGAGAAAGGGGAAGAGAAGGAGTAATAGTAGAAGAAGCAAAGAGATAGAATAAAAAGAGATATAGTATTGTGGTCGACAAACCTGGAATGAAAAGCTCTTATCCTGTGAAAACTCGATCAAGAGTACAGGTATTCTGTAATATCGTACCATTGTCTCCACCTGGTGGTATAGACGACCTGATGTGAAGCTCATAAAGAGatcttgaatactttttctTTCCACACAAATTAATGGTGATAGAATATAGTCACCAACTTCTAGGGTCACTGGAATGATGTTCATTCCCTTTTGATGAAGAACATTTGGAAGGCTGCTCATGAACTCCCGCATGTCCACAATAacctgaaattttgaaattcctaAACTATAAATTCCCTCACAACACAATTAATGAATCAAAGATCATACATCATCCAAAAGAAAATATCACAAACCTGCATTTCTTTCTCAGCTTCCTTTCTCCCACCTGCTTTTCTGGTTACGAAGTTTTGAGGAGTATTTAAATCTGACTCTAAAGTAGAATTCAATCCTAAAGAATGCCCACTCTGATTAACAGCAGGGTAAATGCACCAGAATAAGaacaaaataccaaaaaaaaataatcagtaCAACAAGTAGTTGACTCTATCTTGTTATACTGAAGGCAATTATGTCAAAAACAATGGACGCAAGAAGCAACcaacaataaaaatagaaataggagGGAAAGGAGACAACGGTCAAACAAACCTGGTCAACTGGAATCATCATCAAAGATTTTTGCCTAATTAAAGATTCAAATGCTCCATTCTCTCTACGTATACTTGCTTCAAACTTCTGAAcctcacttgaatcttcatagaaaataaaatatactttcaACCTTTTTGAGGGATTCTCAGCTTTGTAGACTTCAATTTCCCTAACAAAGGTCATATCTGGATGGTAAACAATGACTATAGACGGCTTTAATATATCCAGTATAGGCTGATCACTTTCTAGGGCATAAAAATACACTGGTGGTAGTGATTTCCCATTTCTAGCTGCAGCATCAGGATTAGTATGCCTTCGAAGAACTATATTTTCCACAGATGTCTCACCCTGCATGGTTTCACAAAATCTACCTGCACTGATAGGATTAGTCTCATCTTCAtcgattttattttttgaatcagACATTCCAATTTTATCACTTGTTGATTGCGCTTTATTATTGTTCTGAACTCCAGAACCATCAAGAATGACAGGGTCATTTCTAATCCCCACTTTCCTCTTTCTTTTAGCACGACCCTGTCCACCAGAATCAGGCTGAGGGGTATCTTCACCAACATGATCATTTTCAGCAATATTCCGCAGTTTTGATGCTGCTGCCAAAAGCGCATCATGCTCTTGCTTACTAATGCTGGTGGTTTCTGCACTCTGAACAGGTTTTATGGGAGTAACTCCATCAAGAATCCCAAAACCTTTGGGTTTGGGATCCTTAGGcttctttttcttattcacTATGTCACGCAGCTGTACTTTGTTTAGTAAATACTTCTTCCATTCCTCATGCATGACCTTCACAAATAACAAACAATAAGCAAGTACAAAAGTCAGTTTCTTCAAATCTTGTTGACTATCAACCAACAGAAACTATAAAAAGAAATCTAGACCTACAAACGCCatcataattacaaaaataaagctTCAAACTACATGCAACATATTCATAGCACAATAAGTATTTTCTAATAGCAATCTATAGCAAGCATGCAGCAAAATCAATAAGAAATCACATTCAAGATAAATATAGTAAGCATGGTTGCTTCAGAGGATCTAGCCCTCACtacaaattaaagttaaaaaagcAGCACAAGGTTGAATATTTAGCATCAtaggcaaaaataaaataaaaaagaaaagtgattttGTTTCCCAACCTACGTCTAAAATTTTCTAGTAACCTAGCTATCCAACTATTGCCATCAACAATGtgaatttcatattattttgcctcgatcttttcaaaattacaggattttttttttttgcaaaggaaATCATCTATTTCACAAAGGATTCAGTATAGTCTGGCTAATTTGGCAGTGTAGAATGAATTTTATTACTACCACAGTACCACCAATTAAACCAAGTGAAGAACAAAGAAGACATGGTGACATTCAGATTACACTTTATAAGATGACTTATCATAGGGCAAGTGGGAGACAAAAACCTTTTTTGGACCGTTGGTGATgcattcttcaagttgcaagCACGATCTTTCATCTTTACATGCCACTAATACAATGCCATTGTTAGTGTCTTCACCTTCAGCCAATACTTCTTCCCTCAACATACCTTGCTTTTGTCTTTCCTCTTCTACTTCCTCAAGAACATTCTATAATGATATAATCAAATCGAGCTTCAGCCCAAAATATCCAACattcatcaaattcaaattttttcttttttcaaaactctcttcagGCCATCCTATTTGgaaacaacaaaatttaaaatatatgaattgaaACAATGCCAAATTAATGTCGGGAGACTTTCTAGAATTGGAACTCACTGACTCACACGTAAGACCTTCCACTTTGGTGCTTCTTCCAAAACTTCCTCCAAAATTAAGCCAGCATTTGAACTAGATGATGAAGTGCCATCAACTGCTACACaagcatatataaaataaaaattaagctgACAAAAATGCCATCCCTATGCTGGGCATGGCACATCTCATTTACAATAAATGTtagaaacactttttttttagtgaattaGCAACACACTCTCTAAAGTCTAAACACTCTTTTGAGCACACTCTTCACTATTGgctgaaatttattagaaattacaattttttttgtggttcccactatttatttaatgactatcttgatgttgtatttttcaataaatttcaaccaacagTAGGGTGTGTGCTGCTAGCACTCCTCCTCATTTACTCTTcctctattttttaatgttaattttctATAGAATTAATCAACAGATCAAGATCTATGCCAGAATAAAGCACACTATACAAAGCATAGTAATAATCTCTCACCTTCTTCAATGTCTTTGTCATCACCCTTAgttcttctctttttgtttttgacaCTCTTACTTGACTCGTTAAATTTCACACCATCTGCTCTCACAAGATGAAAAACACGCTTCTTTGCATAGTCAAATATCTTATAGCTTGCCTCAGCAAATATCCAAACTGACCGAAAACTCTCTGACACTCTCAGTGTATCCAAATATTTCAAGTAAGTTACTGCATCGTACCTATCAAAAGGAAGCCACACCCTATTATAAGCACTACATTCTTCAGATAAACAATTTAAACCAAAATCCAACAAAATAGCAAGGTTACTCAAGCTACAAAAATCATTAAAGATATTACAATTTGCAATTACAAAGTCACACGTATAGTACCCATATACCAAGGCATTTTATCCTCACAACTCactatttgaaattgaaaaccaaatatgcaaaattataaacatacaCCCACTTTCTCTTCCGTCTCCTTTCCACCGTATTTTCtgtcactctttttcttttcttttcttttttctttttatttctctccaccgtgtttcaaggagtggtctaggtgtagaaattctgaaacttgggataagtataagatagctagaaatgaaaccaaaaaggcggtgagtgaggcaagagcccaagcttttgacggactataccaagctctaggaaccagggatggagaaagatctatatataggcttgctaagggtagagagaggaagactagagatttggatcaagtaaagtgtgttaaggatgaagaaggcaaagtcttagtgcatgaaaaagatatcaaggaaaggtggaaggtgtatttccacaacttatttaatgatggatatggatatgactctagcagtctagacacaagagaagaggaccggaactataagtactaccgtcggattcagaaacaggaaataaaggaagcgttgaaaagaatgagtaataataaggcggtggggccagacaacatacctattgaagtgtggaaaactcttggagatagaggtcttgagtggctcaccgaactctttaacgaaattatgaggtcaaaacgcatgccggaggaatggaggagaagcacgttagtgccaatctataagaacaagggggatatacaaaattgtgcaaataatAGGgaaatcaagctcatgagtcatatcatgaaattatgggaaagagtgatcgaacggagattaagaaaggagactcaagttactgagaatcaatttggtttcatgccgagaaggtcgaccatggaagcgatttatttattacggcgggtgatggagcaatatcgcatggcccaacaagacttgcacttgatttttattgacttggagaaagcgtatgatagagtgcctagagagattttgtggaaagctctagagaagaaaggggttagggttgcatatattcgagctatccaagatatgtatgatagggtatcgactagtgttaggacacagggtggagagtcagacgattttcccatcacaattggtttacatcaagggtcaacccttagcccctacctttttaccttaattctggatgtcctcacggaacaaatccaagagatagcgccgagatgcatgttttttgcagatgacatagtcctccttggagagtcgagggaggagttgaatgagaggttggaaactttgagacgagctctagaaacacatggctttcgcctaagtagaagcaaatcggagtatatggaatgtaagttcaacaaaagaaggagggtttctaactcagaggtgaaaataggagaccatattatccctcaagtcacatggtttaaatatcttgggtctgtaatacaggatgatggggaaattgaaggggatgtgaatcatcgcattcaagcaggatggatgaaatggagaaaagcatcgggggtgttatgtgatgcaaaggtaccgatcaagctaaagggaaagttttatcggactacggtaagaccggcgattttgtacggaacagaatgttgggcggtcaagagccaacatgagaataaagtaggtgtagcggagatgaggatgttgcggtgaatgtgtggtaagactcgacaggataaaattagaaacgaagctattagagagagggttggagtagcgcctattgtagagaagatggtggaaaatagacttaggtggtttgggcatgtagagagaagaccggtagactctgtagtgaggagagtagaccagatggagagaagacaaactaTTCGaagcagaggaagacccaaaaagactataagagaggttatcaaaaaggatctcgaacttaatgatttggatagaagtatggtacttgatagaacattatgacggaagttgatccatgtagccgaccccacctagtgggataaggcgttgttgttgttgttgttgttctctcTTCCTTTCACATTTGTGCACCCCAAAAATGAGGCGTAAATAATCATAAGAGTAAATATACAATTGCATTGTCATCGAGTTACAATCT encodes:
- the LOC100812359 gene encoding DNA repair endonuclease UVH1 isoform X1, whose amino-acid sequence is MVQFHEHIITELLEDSNGGLVVLSSGLALSKLIASLLILHSSSQGTLLLLSPSSTSLKSKITFHLKTLNPQFYQIPAEITADLHAPHRHALYTSGNAFFITPRILIVDLLTNKLPTSKIAGIIILNAHSLSETSTEAFIVRIFRSLNRGAYVRAFSDKPHAMVSGFAKAERTMKCLHVRKLHLWPRFQVYVSQELERDPPEVVDIRVPMSRYMVGIQKAIVEVMDACLKEMRKTNKVDVEDLTVENGLFKSFDEIVRRQLDPIWHTLGKKTKQLVSDLKTLRKLLDYLVRYDAVTYLKYLDTLRVSESFRSVWIFAEASYKIFDYAKKRVFHLVRADGVKFNESSKSVKNKKRRTKGDDKDIEEAVDGTSSSSSNAGLILEEVLEEAPKWKVLRNVLEEVEEERQKQGMLREEVLAEGEDTNNGIVLVACKDERSCLQLEECITNGPKKVMHEEWKKYLLNKVQLRDIVNKKKKPKDPKPKGFGILDGVTPIKPVQSAETTSISKQEHDALLAAASKLRNIAENDHVGEDTPQPDSGGQGRAKRKRKVGIRNDPVILDGSGVQNNNKAQSTSDKIGMSDSKNKIDEDETNPISAGRFCETMQGETSVENIVLRRHTNPDAAARNGKSLPPVYFYALESDQPILDILKPSIVIVYHPDMTFVREIEVYKAENPSKRLKVYFIFYEDSSEVQKFEASIRRENGAFESLIRQKSLMMIPVDQSGHSLGLNSTLESDLNTPQNFVTRKAGGRKEAEKEMQVIVDMREFMSSLPNVLHQKGMNIIPVTLEVGDYILSPLICVERKSIQDLFMSFTSGRLYHQVETMVRYYRIPVLLIEFSQDKSFSFQSASDIGDDVTPNSIISKLSLLALHFPRLRIIWSRSLHATAEIFASLKANQDEPDETKAIRVGVPSEEGIVENDVRAENYNTSAVEFLRRCPGVTDSNYRAIMDGCKSLAELALLPVEKLAELMGGHKAARTLRDFLDAKYPTLL
- the LOC100812359 gene encoding DNA repair endonuclease UVH1 isoform X2; the protein is MVQFHEHIITELLEDSNGGLVVLSSGLALSKLIASLLILHSSSQGTLLLLSPSSTSLKSKITFHLKTLNPQFYQIPAEITADLHAPHRHALYTSGNAFFITPRILIVDLLTNKLPTSKIAGIIILNAHSLSETSTEAFIVRIFRSLNRGAYVRAFSDKPHAMVSGFAKAERTMKCLHVRKLHLWPRFQVYVSQELERDPPEVVDIRVPMSRYMVGIQKAIVEVMDACLKEMRKTNKVDVEDLTVENGLFKSFDEIVRRQLDPIWHTLGKKTKQLVSDLKTLRKLLDYLVRYDAVTYLKYLDTLRVSESFRSVWIFAEASYKIFDYAKKRVFHLVRADGVKFNESSKSVKNKKRRTKGDDKDIEEVDGTSSSSSNAGLILEEVLEEAPKWKVLRNVLEEVEEERQKQGMLREEVLAEGEDTNNGIVLVACKDERSCLQLEECITNGPKKVMHEEWKKYLLNKVQLRDIVNKKKKPKDPKPKGFGILDGVTPIKPVQSAETTSISKQEHDALLAAASKLRNIAENDHVGEDTPQPDSGGQGRAKRKRKVGIRNDPVILDGSGVQNNNKAQSTSDKIGMSDSKNKIDEDETNPISAGRFCETMQGETSVENIVLRRHTNPDAAARNGKSLPPVYFYALESDQPILDILKPSIVIVYHPDMTFVREIEVYKAENPSKRLKVYFIFYEDSSEVQKFEASIRRENGAFESLIRQKSLMMIPVDQSGHSLGLNSTLESDLNTPQNFVTRKAGGRKEAEKEMQVIVDMREFMSSLPNVLHQKGMNIIPVTLEVGDYILSPLICVERKSIQDLFMSFTSGRLYHQVETMVRYYRIPVLLIEFSQDKSFSFQSASDIGDDVTPNSIISKLSLLALHFPRLRIIWSRSLHATAEIFASLKANQDEPDETKAIRVGVPSEEGIVENDVRAENYNTSAVEFLRRCPGVTDSNYRAIMDGCKSLAELALLPVEKLAELMGGHKAARTLRDFLDAKYPTLL
- the LOC100778489 gene encoding cationic amino acid transporter 6, chloroplastic — protein: MQTARQKLRLMVAKAFIVERSIERGKVKGKNVKVNDKVTTYARLLMETVEKQFADFITIGGIEQHGKQPPNGFNYSSGVCTASIALFTELGIIIELVNIRTLLVFYLVANALIYRRYVITSHTPPIHTLLFQFLFSLGALGFSLSWKFNQQQWGLPLFGGLMITITAFYHHKVPHHTHADDADWCVPFMPWPPALSIFLNVFLITTLKLLSFQRFAMWACFITLFYVLYGVHSTYQAEEETEIGSNQLNSSSSNLQTKVEVQVL